From one Lotus japonicus ecotype B-129 chromosome 3, LjGifu_v1.2 genomic stretch:
- the LOC130749725 gene encoding benzyl alcohol O-benzoyltransferase-like, whose product MASSSSKSDLVFAVRRREPELVGPAEATPHEVKLLSDIDDQDGLRFQIPVVQFYRYNPSMAGKDPVEAIRKALAKTLVFYYPFAGRLREGLGRKLMVDCTGEGVLFIEADADITLNQFGDNLQTPFPCMDELLYEVPGSEEMLNTPLLLIQVTRLKCGGFIFAIRLNHTMCDAVGLVQFLSAIGEMARGMPQPSILPVWCREILSARDPPRVTCTHPEYDEQVPYPKETTIPQDDMVHESFFFGPNELATIRSFLPSHQLRCTNFEVLTAFVWRCRTIALQLNSDEEVRILCIVNARAKLDSPLPIGYYGNAFAFSPSITTAGKLCENPLGYAVELVRKAKANITREYLHSLADLMAIKGRPHFTMDKSFLVSDLKLAGFRRVDFGWGDAIYGGLSKGGIGPIPSLASFNVPFKNDKGEEGLLTPICLSSKAMERFIKELDNVLKNHNQPTRGGLNSGFIVSSL is encoded by the coding sequence ATGGCCTCATCATCATCCAAATCTGATCTGGTGTTTGCAGTGCGAAGGCGTGAGCCAGAGCTTGTTGGTCCGGCTGAAGCGACCCCTCATGAAGTGAAACTTCTTTCAGATATTGATGACCAAGATGGCCTACGGTTTCAAATTCCAGTGGTACAATTCTATCGCTACAACCCATCAATGGCGGGGAAGGACCCTGTTGAGGCCATTAGAAAAGCATTGGCCAAAACACTTGTGTTTTACTATCCTTTTGCAGGTAGGCTTAGGGAAGGCCTTGGTAGAAAACTCATGGTGGATTGCACTGGTGAGGGTGTTCTGTTCATTGAAGCTGATGCAGATATCACTCTTAACCAATTTGGTGATAATCTTCAAACTCCCTTCCCATGCATGGATGAGCTCCTCTATGAAGTTCCTGGTTCTGAGGAAATGCTTAACACACCCTTGCTGCTTATACAAGTAACGAGGCTGAAGTGCGGTGGTTTCATATTCGCCATCCGATTAAACCACACCATGTGTGATGCGGTTGGATTGGTTCAATTTCTGAGTGCCATAGGAGAAATGGCTCGCGGGATGCCCCAACCTTCAATCCTACCAGTGTGGTGTAGAGAGATCCTAAGTGCAAGGGATCCACCAAGAGTGACATGCACTCATCCTGAATACGACGAACAAGTACCTTACCCCAAGGAAACCACCATCCCCCAAGATGACATGGTCCACGAGTCTTTCTTCTTTGGTCCAAATGAGCTAGCTACAATTCGTAGTTTCCTTCCTTCCCACCAACTTCGCTGCACAAATTTTGAAGTTCTCACCGCATTTGTTTGGCGTTGCCGCACAATAGCATTGCAACTAAACAGTGATGAGGAGGTCCGCATACTCTGCATTGTTAATGCGCGTGCCAAGCTTGACTCTCCATTACCAATTGGTTATTATGGCAACGCCTTTGCGTTTTCTCCCTCAATTACCACAGCTGGGAAGTTATGTGAAAATCCATTGGGATATGCAGTAGAGTTAGTGAGGAAAGCAAAAGCTAATATCACTAGGGAGTATTTGCATTCATTAGCAGATTTAATGGCCATTAAGGGACGACCACACTTCACTATGGACAAATCGTTTCTTGTTTCGGATTTGAAGCTTGCTGGTTTCAGGCGGGTCGACTTTGGGTGGGGTGATGCTATTTATGGAGGTCTATCCAAGGGAGGAATTGGGCCCATACCTAGTTTAGCAAGCTTTAATGTTCCCTTCAAAAATGATAAAGGTGAGGAAGGTTTACTGACTCCGATTTGTTTGTCATCTAAAGCCATGGAGAGGTTCATAAAAGAGCTAGATAATGTTCTTAAGAACCATAACCAACCTACTAGGGGTGGTCTAAACTCTGGCTTTATCGTTTCTTCATTATAG